The DNA region GCTCCAGGAAGGAGAAAAACGCGCTTCGCGGCAGGGCTCCGTTTTGCACAATGAAGCGACCGGCATTCAGGTGGTACCAGAGGTCGGTATCCACCGCGATGATCGGCCAGCTGAAGGCTTGATAGGCCACGTAGCCGAGCAGAAGCGAGAGATACAGGAGCGCGTACTCGCGAGCAGAAGCCGTTCCCCGGAATACAGCGGGCAATGCATTGCGCATCTCTGCCCCGGTCCGAGCGAGCCGAGACGCGAGTCGATCGTTCGGTCCTGTCTCACACGCCATCGCTGGCAGGGTAGCAGAGCCCCCCGCCAGCGGGTCCCGGATTCCCACTTCCTCTTTCGGGACCAGATCAGGTATAACGCCGCACGGAAGGGAAATCCTCATGACGAATTCACGCATGATCTCCTCGATGATCTTATGCGGCCTGACCGCAATGCCGTCCGTCGCTACTGCCGCGGATGAACTGAATAGTGGCGATACCGCCTGGATTCTGGTGGCCACCGCTCTGGTGCTATTCATGACGATTCCCGGTTTGGCGCTCTTCTACGGAGGTCTGGTGCGTTCCAAGAACGTGCTCTCGGTTCTGATGCAGTGCTTTGCCATCACAGCACTCGTATCCATCCTCTGGCTGTTCTTCGGCTATAGCGTGGCCTTCGACAGTACTGGCATGCAGGAGGGCGTTTTTGGCCTCAACTCGCTGGTCGGAGGATTGAACCGCGCGTTCCTGGCGGGAGTGGATGGAAGCAGTTTGTCGGGATCGATTCCCGAATCGCTCTTCTTCGCGTTTCAGATGACCTTCGCCATCATCACACCGGGCCTGATCGTCGGCGCTTTCGCCGAGCGCATGAAGTTCTCGGCCATGCTCGCCTTCTCCGGCATCTGGCTGGTCGTCGTGTATCTGCCGATCTGCCACATGACATGGGGAGGCGCGGGCAGCTTTTTCGGTGATATGGGGGTATTCGACTTCGCGGGCGGCATCGTGGTGCACATCACCGCGGGTGTCGCAGCCCTGGTGGCTTGCATCGTAATCGGACCGCGCAGCGGATACCCGAAGACCGCAATGCCCCCACACAACCTGACCATGACGGTAACCGGCACGGGAATGCTCTGGGTTGGCTGGTACGGATTCAACGCGGGCAGTGCGCTGGCCGCCAACGGCGATGCCGCCATGGCGTTGATCGCGACGCATACTTCAGCATCGGCAGCCGCCCTGACCTGGATGGTCATCGAGTGGATTCGCTACGGAAATCCCAGCGTTCTGGGTCTGGCGACGGGTGCCGTTGCGGGTTTGGCAGCAGTTACGCCTGCATCGGGCTTCATCGGACCGATGGGCGCGGCGCTGATCGGAGTCACATCGGGCGGCCTGTGCTGGTGGGCTTCGACCTCGATCAAACGCCGCTTTGGCTACGACGATTCCCTCGACGTTTTCGGTGTTCACGGCGTCGGCGGGTTCATCGGCACGATCATGGTCGCCTTCCTGGCCTCGGCTTCTTTCGGAGGGAACCAGGGTGATCTCGATATCGGGGCGCAGTTCGCTGCGCAATTTACGGCTGCGCTGATCACGATCGTGTACACGGTCGTGGC from bacterium includes:
- a CDS encoding ammonium transporter gives rise to the protein MPSVATAADELNSGDTAWILVATALVLFMTIPGLALFYGGLVRSKNVLSVLMQCFAITALVSILWLFFGYSVAFDSTGMQEGVFGLNSLVGGLNRAFLAGVDGSSLSGSIPESLFFAFQMTFAIITPGLIVGAFAERMKFSAMLAFSGIWLVVVYLPICHMTWGGAGSFFGDMGVFDFAGGIVVHITAGVAALVACIVIGPRSGYPKTAMPPHNLTMTVTGTGMLWVGWYGFNAGSALAANGDAAMALIATHTSASAAALTWMVIEWIRYGNPSVLGLATGAVAGLAAVTPASGFIGPMGAALIGVTSGGLCWWASTSIKRRFGYDDSLDVFGVHGVGGFIGTIMVAFLASASFGGNQGDLDIGAQFAAQFTAALITIVYTVVASYAILKIVDAVLGLRVDEQDETRGLDISQHEETGYNL